The Emys orbicularis isolate rEmyOrb1 chromosome 21, rEmyOrb1.hap1, whole genome shotgun sequence genome has a segment encoding these proteins:
- the CHMP2A gene encoding charged multivesicular body protein 2a — translation MDLLFGRRKTPEEMLRQNQRALNRAMRDMDRERQKLETQEKKIIADIKKMAKQGQMDAVKIMAKDLVRTRRYVKKFIMMRANIQAVSLKIQTLKSNNSMAQAMKGVTKAMATMNRQLKLPQIQKIMMEFEKQSEIMDMKEEMMNDAIDDAMGDEDDEEESDAVVSQVLDELGLTLTDELSNLPSTGASLSVTAGKKAEPSAALADADADLEERLKNLRRD, via the exons ATGGACCTGCTGTTCGGGCGCCGGAAGACGCCGGAGGAGATGCTGCGGCAGAACCAGCGGGCCCTGAACCGGGCCATGCGGGACATGGATCGCGAGCGGCAGAAGCTGGAGACCCAGGAGAAGAAGATCATCGCCGACATCAAGAAGATGGCGAAGCAGGGGCAGATG GACGCGGTGAAGATCATGGCCAAGGACCTGGTGCGAACCCGGCGCTACGTCAAGAAATTCATCATGATGCGGGCGAACATCCAGGCCGTGTCGCTCAAGATCCAGACCCTCAAGTCCAACAACTCCATGGCCCAGGCCATGAAGGGCGTCACCAAGGCCATGGCCACCATGAACAGACAG ctgaagcTGCCCCAGATCCAGAAGATCATGATGGAGTTTGAGAAGCAGTCGGAGATCATGGACATGAAGGAGGAGATGATGAATGACGCCATCGATGACGCCATGGGGGACGAGGATGATgaggaggagag cGATGCTGTGGTGTCCCAGGTGCTGGACGAGCTGGGCCTGACCCTGACGGATGAGCTCTCCA ACCTGCCCTCGACGGGGGCCTCGCTCAGTGTGACGGCTGGAAAGAAGGCCGAGCCCTCCGCGGCGCTGGCGGATGCCGATGCCGACCTGGAGGAGCGGCTGAAGAACCTGCGCCGGGactga